In Stenotrophomonas sp. 169, one DNA window encodes the following:
- a CDS encoding sugar porter family MFS transporter, producing the protein MEQTVNSGENTRLIVLISVVATIGGFLFGFDSGVINGTQDGLHQTFKSGEWMQGFEIASMLLGCAFGAFSAGRLADRLGRRNVLIVSAVLFLLSAIGAGAAPSSAMFIIARVLGGFAVGAASVISPAYIAEVAPARYRGRLATVQQIAIISGLTAAFLSNYLLAATAGASTEALWGGHAAWRWMFWMQAVPSLLFLVLLLAIPESPRYLMVKRRKDEALQVLARLFGAAEAQAKLAEIDASLSTDHHRPRLSDLRNTASGRIRPIVWVGIGLATFQQLVGINVVFYYGAVLWQAVGFSENDALLINILSGALSIGACIVTVLLIDRIGRKPLLWIGSAGMAVSLALLVVAFASGSLVDGRLQLPAGMGTLALVAANAYVVFFNVSWGPVMWVMLGEMFPNQIRGSALAVAGAAQWTANFAVTVTFPILLAAIGLAATYSIYLVAAVISVFFVLRYVHETKGKELEQMEG; encoded by the coding sequence ATGGAGCAGACAGTAAACAGCGGCGAGAACACCCGGCTGATCGTTCTGATCAGCGTGGTGGCGACCATTGGCGGATTCCTGTTCGGGTTCGACAGCGGGGTGATCAATGGGACCCAGGACGGCCTGCACCAGACGTTCAAGTCCGGCGAATGGATGCAGGGATTCGAGATCGCTTCGATGCTGTTGGGCTGCGCGTTTGGTGCCTTCAGCGCCGGACGGCTGGCCGACCGGCTTGGCCGCCGCAACGTGCTGATCGTGTCGGCGGTGCTGTTCCTGCTGTCGGCGATCGGCGCGGGCGCTGCACCTTCGTCGGCGATGTTCATCATCGCGCGGGTACTGGGCGGCTTCGCGGTGGGCGCCGCCAGTGTGATCTCGCCGGCGTACATCGCCGAAGTCGCGCCGGCACGTTACCGTGGCCGCCTGGCCACGGTCCAACAGATCGCGATCATCAGCGGGCTCACCGCCGCGTTCCTGTCCAACTATCTACTGGCGGCCACGGCCGGTGCCTCCACCGAGGCGCTGTGGGGAGGCCACGCGGCCTGGCGCTGGATGTTCTGGATGCAGGCGGTGCCTTCGCTGTTGTTCCTGGTCCTGTTGTTGGCCATTCCAGAAAGCCCGCGCTACCTGATGGTGAAGCGCCGCAAGGACGAAGCGTTGCAGGTGCTTGCACGGCTGTTCGGCGCGGCCGAGGCGCAGGCGAAGCTCGCCGAGATCGATGCCTCGCTGTCGACCGACCACCATCGCCCGCGGCTGTCGGACCTGCGCAACACGGCCAGCGGCAGGATACGCCCGATCGTCTGGGTGGGCATTGGCCTGGCGACCTTCCAGCAACTGGTTGGCATCAACGTGGTGTTCTACTACGGCGCCGTGCTCTGGCAGGCGGTCGGCTTCTCGGAAAACGACGCACTGCTGATCAACATCCTGTCCGGCGCGCTCAGCATCGGCGCCTGCATCGTGACCGTGCTGCTGATCGATCGCATCGGGCGCAAGCCACTGCTGTGGATCGGCTCGGCCGGCATGGCGGTGTCGTTGGCGCTGCTAGTGGTGGCCTTCGCCAGCGGATCGCTGGTCGATGGGCGCCTGCAGCTGCCCGCGGGCATGGGCACGCTGGCGCTGGTGGCTGCCAACGCGTACGTGGTGTTCTTCAACGTCTCCTGGGGCCCGGTGATGTGGGTGATGCTGGGCGAAATGTTCCCCAACCAGATCCGTGGCTCGGCGTTGGCGGTGGCCGGGGCAGCGCAATGGACCGCCAACTTCGCCGTGACGGTGACCTTCCCGATCCTGCTGGCCGCCATCGGATTGGCCGCAACGTACAGCATCTACCTGGTGGCGGCGGTCATCTCGGTGTTCTTCGTGCTGCGGTACGTGCACGAAACCAAGGGCAAGGAACTGGAGCAGATGGAAGGATGA
- a CDS encoding exo 1,3/1,4-beta-D-glucan glucohydrolase — MANRRFTRAHRGVLLTTLMWALVACGKDDTAVAPAPADTDPWPQVAWPLAEDPALEKRITELMASMTDEEKVGQLVQGDIASITPDDLRTYRLGSILAGGNSDPGGHYDASPAQWLALADAFYAASMDTSQGGKAIPVLFGIDAVHGQSNIIGATLFPHNIGLGATRNPELLRRIGEITALETRATGMEWAFAPTVAVPQDDRWGRTYEGYSESPEVVASYAGAMVEGLQGKVGSPTFLDGRHVIASVKHFLGDGGTVDGKDQGDARIDETELVRLHAAGYPPAIAAGAQTVMASFNSVNGEKMHGHKPYLTDALKGRMNFGGFVVGDWNGHGQVKGCTTTDCPATINAGLDMAMASDSWKGFYETTLAAVKAGTLSQQRLDDAVRRILRVKLRLGLFEAGKPSTRAVGGQFALIGAPEHRTVARQAVRESLVLLKNQGGVLPLSPKQRILVAGDGAHDVGKQAGGWTLNWQGTGTTRKDFPNADSIFEGIEQQVKAAGGHAELAVDGRYANKPDAAVVVFGENPYAEFQGDLPTLAYKPGDDADLALLKRLKADGIPVVAVFLSGRPLWVNRELNAADAFVAAWLPGSEGAGIADVLLRRPDGSVQHDFKGTLSFSWPRTATQYANNVGQKDYNPLFPFGFGLTYADNGALAALPELSGVTGKEGAVGVFFARGDAGPGMALRLEGSTGQGVTVTKVPDALEGDLLRVTGVDHLAQEDGRRLAWSGKGEAIAALQSHTALDLQRESNGDLMLLTTLRVESAPQGDAWLAVGCGTGCMARIAIGPTLAKLPVGQWTRVGVPLKCLVAAGADVGKLERPWSIGTAGEMTLAVSRVALGALNEAETTVECPGA; from the coding sequence ATGGCGAATCGACGCTTTACCCGCGCCCACCGTGGCGTGCTGCTGACCACGCTGATGTGGGCCCTGGTCGCCTGCGGGAAGGACGACACGGCGGTGGCGCCTGCACCGGCCGACACGGATCCGTGGCCGCAGGTCGCCTGGCCGCTGGCCGAAGATCCCGCGCTGGAAAAGCGCATCACCGAGCTGATGGCCAGCATGACGGACGAGGAAAAGGTCGGCCAGCTGGTGCAGGGGGATATCGCCAGCATCACCCCGGATGACCTGCGCACGTACCGGCTGGGCTCGATTCTGGCCGGTGGCAATTCTGATCCGGGTGGTCATTACGATGCCTCGCCTGCGCAATGGCTGGCGCTGGCCGATGCCTTCTACGCCGCGTCGATGGACACCTCACAGGGCGGCAAGGCGATTCCGGTGCTGTTCGGCATCGATGCCGTCCATGGGCAGAGCAACATCATCGGCGCGACCCTGTTCCCGCACAACATCGGACTGGGCGCGACCCGCAACCCGGAGCTGCTGCGACGGATCGGCGAAATCACTGCACTGGAGACCCGCGCGACCGGGATGGAGTGGGCCTTCGCACCGACCGTGGCGGTACCGCAGGACGACCGCTGGGGGCGCACGTACGAAGGCTATTCCGAATCGCCGGAGGTGGTGGCCAGCTACGCCGGTGCAATGGTCGAGGGCCTGCAGGGCAAGGTCGGCTCGCCTACCTTCCTCGACGGACGCCATGTGATCGCTTCGGTGAAGCACTTCCTCGGTGATGGCGGCACCGTCGATGGCAAGGACCAGGGTGATGCCCGGATCGACGAAACCGAACTTGTGCGACTCCATGCGGCCGGCTATCCGCCCGCCATCGCCGCAGGCGCACAGACCGTCATGGCGTCGTTCAACAGCGTCAACGGCGAGAAAATGCACGGCCACAAGCCGTACCTGACCGATGCGCTGAAGGGACGCATGAACTTCGGTGGCTTCGTGGTGGGCGACTGGAACGGCCACGGACAGGTGAAGGGCTGCACCACCACCGACTGTCCCGCCACCATCAACGCCGGCCTGGACATGGCCATGGCATCGGACAGCTGGAAGGGTTTCTATGAAACCACGCTGGCGGCGGTCAAGGCCGGCACCCTCAGCCAGCAGCGCCTGGATGACGCGGTGCGTCGCATCCTGCGGGTCAAGCTGCGGCTGGGCTTGTTCGAGGCCGGGAAACCTTCGACGCGCGCGGTCGGCGGCCAGTTCGCACTGATCGGTGCACCGGAGCATCGTACGGTCGCCCGGCAGGCCGTACGCGAATCGCTGGTGCTGTTGAAGAACCAGGGAGGCGTACTGCCGCTCTCGCCGAAGCAACGCATCCTGGTGGCCGGCGACGGCGCCCACGATGTCGGCAAACAGGCCGGCGGCTGGACGCTCAACTGGCAGGGCACCGGCACGACCCGCAAGGACTTCCCGAATGCAGACAGCATCTTCGAGGGCATCGAGCAGCAGGTGAAGGCTGCTGGGGGCCACGCGGAGCTTGCGGTCGACGGACGCTATGCGAACAAGCCGGACGCAGCCGTGGTGGTATTCGGGGAAAACCCGTATGCCGAGTTCCAGGGCGATCTGCCCACGCTGGCGTACAAGCCGGGAGACGATGCGGACCTTGCGCTGCTCAAACGCCTGAAAGCCGATGGCATTCCCGTAGTCGCGGTGTTCCTCAGCGGACGCCCGCTGTGGGTCAATCGCGAGCTCAATGCCGCCGATGCCTTCGTGGCGGCGTGGCTGCCGGGCTCGGAGGGTGCCGGGATCGCGGATGTGCTGCTGCGCAGACCCGATGGCAGCGTGCAGCACGACTTCAAGGGCACCCTCAGCTTCAGTTGGCCGCGCACCGCGACCCAGTACGCCAACAACGTGGGCCAGAAAGACTACAACCCGCTGTTCCCGTTCGGCTTCGGCCTGACCTATGCCGACAACGGCGCGCTGGCCGCGCTGCCGGAACTATCCGGCGTGACCGGCAAGGAAGGGGCGGTCGGTGTGTTCTTCGCTCGCGGTGATGCGGGCCCCGGCATGGCGCTGCGACTGGAAGGCAGCACGGGGCAGGGCGTGACGGTCACGAAGGTGCCGGACGCCCTGGAAGGCGACCTGCTCAGGGTTACCGGCGTGGATCATCTGGCGCAGGAAGACGGGCGCCGGCTCGCCTGGTCGGGCAAGGGTGAGGCGATTGCCGCACTGCAGTCACACACCGCACTGGACCTGCAGCGCGAAAGCAACGGCGACCTGATGCTGTTGACCACCCTGCGGGTGGAGTCCGCACCGCAGGGCGATGCCTGGTTGGCCGTGGGCTGCGGTACGGGCTGCATGGCACGCATCGCGATCGGACCCACACTGGCAAAACTCCCCGTGGGCCAATGGACGCGCGTGGGTGTGCCGTTGAAGTGCCTTGTTGCGGCGGGCGCGGATGTCGGCAAGCTGGAAAGACCGTGGTCGATCGGCACGGCGGGCGAGATGACGCTGGCGGTGTCGCGTGTCGCGCTTGGGGCGCTGAACGAGGCGGAGACTACCGTCGAGTGCCCGGGCGCATGA
- a CDS encoding LacI family DNA-binding transcriptional regulator: MEKPKKSVRRKTSGVTIDEVAALAGVSPMTVSRAINQGKVRDVTRERVMRAVRELGYTPNLAASSLAAAQHTRIALIYTDPSGAYLRELLVGLLRVASSAAIQLVVDYWDDLGPAAERKSARALAGRVDGVILPPPLCESQPAVNELLRAGIPVVAIASGHLGNDISCVRIDDFHAGRELAEHLIQHGHSRIGFICGRSDLSASARRYDGFVSALHEAGLEVDPTLVQQGDYTYRSGLAAAEKLLRHRRPPSAIFASNDDMGAAAISVAHRRGLEVPRDLSVVGFDDTSAATTVWPELTTVHQPIASMADAAIEILLRTIRRRQEGVRVLTDHVVPHRLVVRDSVARPRAPR, from the coding sequence TTGGAGAAGCCGAAGAAATCGGTCCGCCGCAAAACCAGTGGCGTGACGATCGACGAAGTGGCGGCCCTGGCCGGGGTCTCGCCGATGACCGTGTCGCGGGCGATCAACCAGGGCAAGGTGCGCGATGTCACCCGCGAACGCGTGATGCGCGCGGTGCGTGAGCTCGGCTATACGCCCAACCTCGCTGCCAGTTCGCTGGCCGCCGCACAGCACACCCGCATCGCGCTGATCTACACCGATCCCAGTGGGGCCTACCTGCGCGAATTGCTGGTCGGGCTGCTGCGTGTCGCGTCCAGCGCGGCGATCCAGCTGGTCGTCGACTACTGGGACGATCTCGGCCCCGCAGCTGAGCGCAAGTCGGCACGTGCCCTTGCCGGCCGGGTCGACGGTGTCATCCTGCCGCCGCCGCTGTGCGAGTCGCAGCCTGCGGTGAACGAGCTGCTGAGGGCGGGCATTCCGGTGGTCGCGATCGCATCGGGCCACCTCGGCAACGATATTTCCTGCGTGCGCATCGACGACTTCCACGCCGGCAGGGAACTGGCCGAACACCTGATCCAGCACGGCCACAGCCGCATCGGCTTCATCTGCGGGCGCAGCGACCTCAGCGCAAGCGCGCGGCGCTACGACGGCTTCGTCAGCGCGCTGCATGAGGCGGGGCTGGAGGTCGACCCCACGCTGGTGCAGCAGGGCGACTACACCTACCGCTCCGGGCTTGCCGCCGCCGAGAAGCTGTTGCGCCACCGTCGACCGCCCAGCGCGATCTTCGCCAGCAACGACGACATGGGGGCGGCCGCGATCTCCGTCGCCCACCGCCGCGGCCTCGAGGTGCCCCGCGACCTGTCGGTGGTGGGTTTCGATGACACCTCGGCCGCGACCACCGTGTGGCCCGAGCTGACCACGGTCCATCAGCCGATCGCCTCGATGGCCGATGCCGCGATCGAAATCCTGCTGCGCACCATCCGCCGCCGGCAGGAAGGCGTACGCGTGTTGACGGACCACGTCGTGCCCCACCGGCTGGTGGTTCGCGATTCGGTCGCGCGTCCTCGCGCACCTCGATAG
- a CDS encoding alpha-glucuronidase family glycosyl hydrolase: MALMACIGNAQAEDGYALWLRYVPLDSTLAAAYRTQLAEVVAPDDTPTQRAARGELERGLAGLLGSAPRMQVAAATGRAVVLGTPKSSPLIAPFGEEVASLGGEGYLLKRTRVGGHDVVLVAARTDIGVLYGVFHLLRLLQTGAELDTLAVRESPRLDRRVLNHWDDLDGHVERGYAGRSLWAWQTLPEWQDPRYTDYARANASVGINGTVLNNVNASAQSLAPEYLDKAAALADLFRPYGIRVYLSARFSAPIELGGLATADPLDPAVQRWWRDKADEIHARIPDFGGLVVKANSEGQPGPQDYGRSHADGANLLADALAPHGGVVMWRAFVYAHDVPADRATQAYTEFAGLDGAFRPNVILQVKNGPIDFQPREPFHPLFGAMPRTPLMMEVQITKEYLGFATHLVYLGPLYEEVLHADTHARGERSSVAHALTGMAGVANIGNDRSWSGSHFDQANWYAFGRLAWNPAQSAADVAAEWAAMTFSPDREVVQPIVGMMMGSREAAVNYMTPLGLHHLMARGHHHGPGPWVDGGPRADWTSVYYHRADRNGIGFDRTARGSNGIAQYAPAVADRYGDLTQVPESLLLWFHHVPWDHRMASGQTLWDELIRRYAQGVRGVDEMQRSWAGLRGRVDAQRYAQVDAFLRIQRREAQWWRDASVAYFQSVSGRPLPEGEAAPPHPVAWYQALQSPSAPGDGR, translated from the coding sequence ATGGCCCTGATGGCCTGTATCGGCAACGCGCAGGCAGAGGATGGCTACGCGCTGTGGCTGCGCTACGTTCCGCTCGATTCCACTCTTGCCGCCGCCTACCGCACGCAGCTGGCCGAGGTGGTTGCCCCCGATGACACGCCCACGCAGCGTGCCGCGCGCGGAGAGCTGGAGCGTGGCCTGGCCGGACTGCTTGGCAGCGCACCGCGCATGCAGGTTGCGGCGGCCACCGGCCGTGCAGTGGTGCTGGGCACGCCGAAGTCATCACCATTGATCGCGCCGTTCGGCGAAGAGGTTGCATCGCTGGGCGGGGAGGGCTACCTGCTCAAACGTACCCGGGTGGGTGGGCACGATGTGGTGTTGGTGGCCGCACGCACGGATATCGGGGTGCTGTACGGCGTGTTCCATCTGCTGCGCCTGCTGCAGACCGGCGCGGAACTGGACACCCTTGCGGTGCGCGAATCACCGCGGCTGGATCGGCGCGTGCTCAACCACTGGGACGACCTGGACGGTCATGTCGAACGCGGGTACGCCGGCCGCTCGCTGTGGGCCTGGCAGACCCTGCCGGAATGGCAGGACCCACGCTATACCGACTACGCACGCGCCAACGCGTCCGTGGGCATCAACGGCACGGTGCTCAACAACGTCAACGCCAGCGCGCAGAGCCTCGCACCGGAGTATCTCGACAAGGCGGCCGCGCTGGCCGACCTGTTCCGCCCCTATGGCATCCGCGTGTACCTGAGCGCGCGCTTCAGCGCGCCCATTGAATTGGGCGGGCTGGCAACCGCCGATCCGCTCGACCCGGCGGTGCAGCGGTGGTGGCGCGACAAGGCCGACGAGATCCATGCACGTATTCCGGACTTCGGCGGCCTGGTGGTAAAGGCCAATTCGGAAGGCCAGCCCGGCCCGCAGGATTACGGGCGCTCTCATGCCGACGGCGCCAATCTGCTGGCCGATGCGCTGGCCCCGCATGGCGGCGTGGTGATGTGGCGCGCCTTCGTCTATGCGCACGACGTTCCCGCAGACCGTGCCACGCAGGCCTATACCGAATTTGCCGGCTTGGACGGTGCCTTTCGTCCGAATGTGATCCTGCAGGTAAAGAACGGGCCGATCGATTTCCAGCCACGGGAGCCGTTCCACCCGCTGTTCGGCGCCATGCCGCGCACGCCGCTGATGATGGAGGTCCAGATCACCAAGGAGTACCTCGGCTTCGCCACGCACCTGGTGTACCTGGGGCCGCTGTACGAGGAAGTGCTGCACGCCGACACCCATGCACGCGGCGAGCGCTCCAGCGTGGCGCACGCCCTGACCGGGATGGCGGGCGTGGCCAACATCGGCAACGATCGCAGCTGGAGTGGATCGCACTTCGATCAGGCCAACTGGTATGCCTTCGGTCGCCTTGCGTGGAATCCCGCGCAGTCCGCCGCCGACGTCGCGGCGGAGTGGGCGGCGATGACGTTCTCACCGGATCGCGAGGTGGTACAGCCCATCGTCGGGATGATGATGGGGTCGCGCGAGGCGGCGGTGAACTACATGACCCCGCTGGGCCTGCATCATCTGATGGCACGCGGACACCACCATGGACCCGGGCCCTGGGTCGACGGCGGTCCGCGCGCGGACTGGACGTCGGTGTACTACCACCGCGCCGACCGCAATGGGATCGGCTTTGACCGCACCGCGCGCGGCAGCAACGGCATCGCCCAGTACGCACCCGCAGTTGCTGATCGGTATGGCGACCTGACGCAGGTGCCGGAGTCGCTGCTGTTGTGGTTCCACCATGTGCCGTGGGACCACCGCATGGCGTCCGGACAGACGCTGTGGGACGAACTGATCCGACGCTATGCGCAGGGCGTCCGCGGTGTCGACGAGATGCAGCGCAGCTGGGCAGGTTTGCGGGGCAGGGTGGATGCACAAAGGTACGCCCAGGTCGACGCCTTCCTGCGCATCCAGCGCCGCGAAGCGCAGTGGTGGCGCGACGCCAGCGTGGCGTACTTCCAGTCGGTCAGCGGCCGCCCCTTGCCGGAGGGTGAAGCCGCACCGCCCCATCCAGTGGCGTGGTACCAGGCCCTGCAGTCCCCGTCCGCGCCGGGAGATGGCCGATGA
- a CDS encoding sialate O-acetylesterase → MKPLLHPLFQDHAVLQRDQPIPFWGVAAPGVTVSVELAGRTATTRADNSGHWQAVLPPMAAGGPYELAIHAGDAIQIVRDVQMGDVWLCSGQSNMELPVWRTLDATSEIAAATQPMIRLFTVPKAAAVSPRQDFAGPVAWHRASPDTVRDFSAACFYFARELQKTVTVPMGLIQAAWGGSRIEAWTSASALRAQGGMDPALDILALYANDPVAANARWGQHWQQWWSTNAGARADDRPWQPDAEGTGWQQAPSMLGAWERWGVPALSHYNGMVWYRTQVTLTAAQAGQGARLELGAVDETDMTWVNGVAVGSENAPGTARSYALPTGALNAGANTVVINVLDTYGDGGLAGPASAHAVVLDDGTRLVLDAPWQYRPAPTARVPPLAPWHAATGLSTLHNGMIAPLGQPGLRGMLWYQGESNTGDGAAYAARLRSLRDDWRRQFGAQMPLLVVQLAGYGQPPEAPVESGWAQVREAQRRVVAEDPHAGLALAIDIGDAYDIHPPNKQELGRRLARVARHRVYGEGTLAPSGPTARTASRTPAGIKIAFDDVTEALVTTGANGPIGFELCDAQARQCAYAEAVLHGHDVLLRSPQAGPGARVRYCWADGPICTLRDRSGAPAGPFELSLDAAEVP, encoded by the coding sequence ATGAAGCCGCTGCTGCATCCGCTGTTCCAGGATCACGCGGTGCTGCAGCGGGACCAGCCGATTCCGTTCTGGGGCGTTGCCGCTCCGGGCGTCACCGTTTCGGTGGAGCTGGCGGGTCGGACAGCCACCACCCGCGCCGATAACAGTGGCCACTGGCAGGCAGTGCTGCCGCCCATGGCCGCAGGCGGACCTTACGAACTGGCGATCCATGCTGGAGATGCCATCCAGATCGTGCGCGACGTGCAGATGGGCGATGTCTGGTTGTGTTCCGGGCAGTCGAACATGGAACTACCGGTGTGGCGCACGCTCGACGCAACCAGCGAAATCGCTGCCGCCACGCAACCGATGATCCGACTGTTCACGGTGCCCAAGGCGGCAGCCGTTTCGCCACGACAGGATTTTGCAGGACCCGTTGCGTGGCATCGCGCGTCGCCGGATACCGTGCGCGACTTTTCCGCTGCCTGCTTCTACTTCGCACGTGAGCTGCAGAAGACCGTCACGGTACCGATGGGGCTGATCCAGGCGGCGTGGGGCGGTTCCCGCATCGAGGCATGGACCAGCGCCTCGGCCCTGCGCGCACAGGGCGGCATGGACCCGGCGCTGGACATACTTGCGCTGTACGCGAACGACCCTGTGGCCGCCAACGCCCGATGGGGCCAACACTGGCAGCAGTGGTGGTCCACGAACGCGGGTGCGCGCGCCGACGACCGGCCATGGCAGCCAGATGCAGAGGGCACGGGGTGGCAGCAAGCGCCGTCGATGCTGGGGGCATGGGAGCGCTGGGGCGTGCCTGCACTGTCCCACTACAATGGCATGGTCTGGTACCGCACCCAGGTGACCCTGACCGCCGCCCAGGCAGGGCAGGGCGCACGCCTTGAACTGGGTGCGGTCGATGAGACCGACATGACTTGGGTAAACGGAGTAGCCGTGGGCAGCGAGAACGCTCCCGGCACGGCGCGATCCTATGCGCTGCCGACCGGTGCGCTGAACGCCGGTGCCAACACGGTGGTGATCAATGTCCTGGACACCTACGGCGACGGCGGCCTGGCAGGGCCTGCGAGCGCCCACGCCGTGGTGCTGGACGATGGCACGCGCCTTGTACTGGACGCGCCGTGGCAGTACCGGCCAGCGCCCACTGCACGGGTCCCGCCGCTGGCGCCATGGCACGCTGCCACGGGCTTGTCGACGCTCCACAACGGCATGATCGCCCCGCTGGGCCAGCCTGGTCTGCGCGGAATGCTGTGGTATCAAGGCGAATCCAACACCGGCGACGGCGCGGCCTACGCGGCACGCCTACGCAGCCTGCGCGATGACTGGCGCAGGCAGTTCGGCGCGCAGATGCCGTTGCTGGTGGTGCAGCTGGCCGGCTACGGCCAGCCGCCCGAAGCACCAGTGGAAAGCGGGTGGGCACAGGTCCGCGAGGCGCAGCGGCGGGTCGTGGCAGAAGACCCGCACGCCGGTCTCGCGCTGGCGATCGATATCGGCGACGCCTACGACATCCATCCGCCCAACAAACAGGAACTAGGCCGGCGACTGGCGCGCGTGGCACGTCACAGGGTTTACGGAGAAGGCACACTCGCACCCTCTGGCCCGACCGCACGCACGGCATCGCGTACCCCTGCGGGAATAAAGATCGCCTTCGATGATGTCACCGAGGCCCTGGTCACTACCGGTGCCAATGGCCCCATCGGCTTCGAACTCTGCGATGCGCAGGCGCGGCAATGCGCCTACGCCGAGGCGGTGCTGCACGGCCACGACGTCCTGCTGCGAAGCCCGCAGGCCGGACCCGGCGCACGCGTGCGCTACTGCTGGGCCGATGGTCCGATCTGCACGCTGCGTGATCGTAGCGGCGCGCCGGCCGGGCCCTTTGAACTGTCCCTCGATGCTGCGGAGGTTCCATGA
- a CDS encoding glycoside hydrolase family 43 protein, protein MMRLLLATMILLLTAAAPPLRAAPAPPVHFDWFEYAGRDAAFESPLPSGHYRNPILAGFHADPSIVSANGHFYLVNSSFTYFPGIPVFESTDLVHWKQIGHVIDRPTQLDFDGLGVSRGIFAPAISYHDGLFHVVTTAVDSGGNFIATARDPAGPWSDPHWLPGVGGIDPSLFFDDDGRVYLLNNDVPPGPPRYEGHRAIWMQQIDMDRYAPMGPRKVLIDGGVEPAKNPIWIEGPHLYKREGWYYLSDAEGGTGPQHSQVVLRSRDVWGPYVPYPGNPILTQRDLPEGRLLPITNAGHADLVEGPDGTWWAVFLASRTYDKRHYNTGRETYLLPVQWRDGWPVILPANQPIPYVLKAPSWMQGDASQAPFTGNFVERDEFDAPTLGSGWLRVRVPKQAWADLGERPGTLTVHPLTENLDTLLNPSFLGRRQQHLRFEASTAMSRPAAGVAAGLAAFQSEAYWYFLGVRSLGGDRVAIFLEGRDGGGQTRLLATRNVDASASLRLKISGDEARYAFAFDSGDGQGWQILADEVDGTVLSTDRAGGFVGALLGPFARDERALRSK, encoded by the coding sequence ATGATGCGCCTGCTGCTTGCCACGATGATCCTGCTGTTGACCGCTGCGGCGCCGCCGTTGCGGGCCGCGCCTGCGCCACCGGTCCACTTCGACTGGTTCGAGTACGCCGGTCGTGATGCCGCCTTCGAAAGCCCCCTGCCATCTGGGCACTACCGCAATCCGATCCTCGCCGGCTTCCACGCCGACCCGAGCATCGTGAGTGCGAACGGCCACTTCTATCTGGTCAATTCCAGCTTTACCTACTTCCCCGGTATCCCCGTGTTCGAGAGCACGGACCTGGTGCACTGGAAGCAGATCGGCCATGTCATCGACCGCCCGACGCAGTTGGACTTCGATGGCCTGGGCGTGTCCCGTGGCATCTTCGCTCCGGCGATCTCGTACCACGATGGCCTGTTCCATGTGGTCACCACGGCGGTGGACAGTGGCGGCAACTTCATCGCCACCGCACGCGATCCCGCCGGCCCCTGGTCGGATCCGCACTGGCTGCCGGGCGTGGGCGGCATCGACCCGTCGTTGTTCTTCGACGACGACGGCCGCGTCTACCTGCTCAACAACGACGTGCCGCCCGGTCCACCGCGCTATGAGGGCCACCGTGCGATCTGGATGCAGCAGATCGACATGGACCGCTACGCGCCGATGGGCCCGCGCAAGGTGCTGATCGACGGTGGCGTTGAGCCGGCAAAGAACCCGATCTGGATCGAAGGGCCGCACCTCTACAAACGCGAGGGCTGGTACTACCTGTCCGACGCCGAGGGCGGCACCGGGCCGCAGCATTCCCAGGTCGTGCTGCGCAGCCGCGATGTCTGGGGGCCTTACGTTCCGTATCCTGGCAATCCCATCCTGACGCAGCGCGACCTGCCTGAAGGCAGACTGCTGCCGATCACCAATGCCGGACATGCGGACCTGGTGGAGGGCCCGGACGGGACCTGGTGGGCGGTGTTCCTTGCCAGCCGCACCTACGACAAACGCCACTACAACACGGGCCGGGAGACCTATCTGCTGCCCGTGCAATGGCGCGACGGCTGGCCGGTGATCCTGCCGGCCAACCAGCCCATTCCCTACGTGCTCAAGGCGCCCTCATGGATGCAGGGCGATGCGTCGCAAGCACCGTTCACCGGCAACTTCGTCGAGCGCGATGAGTTCGATGCGCCGACACTCGGCAGCGGCTGGCTGCGCGTACGCGTGCCCAAGCAGGCGTGGGCGGACCTTGGCGAGCGACCGGGCACCCTGACGGTGCACCCGCTGACAGAGAACCTCGACACGCTGCTCAACCCGTCGTTCCTGGGCCGACGCCAGCAGCACCTGCGCTTCGAGGCGAGCACCGCGATGAGCCGCCCGGCGGCGGGGGTGGCGGCCGGACTGGCTGCGTTCCAGAGCGAGGCGTATTGGTATTTCCTTGGCGTGCGCAGCCTCGGCGGTGATCGCGTGGCGATCTTCCTGGAAGGGCGCGACGGGGGTGGGCAGACCCGGCTGCTGGCCACCCGCAACGTGGACGCGAGCGCTTCGCTTCGGCTGAAGATCAGCGGTGATGAAGCCCGCTATGCCTTTGCATTCGACAGCGGCGATGGGCAGGGCTGGCAGATCCTCGCGGACGAGGTGGATGGAACGGTGTTGAGTACGGATCGCGCAGGCGGCTTCGTGGGCGCTCTGCTGGGACCATTCGCACGCGATGAGCGTGCCTTGAGGAGCAAATGA